One window of the Vigna radiata var. radiata cultivar VC1973A chromosome 1, Vradiata_ver6, whole genome shotgun sequence genome contains the following:
- the LOC111241495 gene encoding protein ENHANCED DISEASE RESISTANCE 2-like, protein MEGWLFIFTFNRLGLCCSHKRYFILKESFLRSFKAKPMSQMKEPNRSTIIDSNVRVIDNGRETIKKKVFFTFTMHSALDQRDQVKLGASSSEEAAKWIRSLKDAQLKENSNLEMNFLVSSKKEHSSLR, encoded by the exons ATGGAGGGGTGGCTCTTTATTTTTACCTTCAATAGGTTAGGGTTATGTTGCTCACACAAGAGATACTTCATCCTCAAAGAAAGTTTTCTTAGAAGCTTCAAAGCCAAGCCTATGTCCCAGATGAAG GAGCCAAATAGAAGTACAATAATAGACTCTAACGTTCGGGTTATAGACAATGGAAGAGAAACTATCAAGAAAAag GTATTCTTCACCTTCACAATGCACAGTGCTTTAGATCAAAGAGATCAAGTTAAG TTGGGAGCAAGTAGTTCAGAAGAAGCTGCCAAATGGATACGTTCATTGAAGGATGCTCAATTGAAG GAGAATTCAAATCTGGAAATGAATTTTCTTGTTTCTTCCAAGAAAGAACATTCGTCGTTGAGGTAA